One region of Neisseria mucosa genomic DNA includes:
- a CDS encoding DUF2892 domain-containing protein, with translation MKRNLGTLDRTLRIVIGVALIAAAATGQIGWWGWLGIIPLATALIGNCALYSLLGINTCHISKK, from the coding sequence ATGAAACGGAACTTAGGTACTTTGGATCGTACTCTCCGCATTGTCATTGGAGTAGCCTTAATCGCCGCCGCTGCAACCGGTCAAATCGGCTGGTGGGGTTGGTTGGGCATCATCCCTCTGGCTACCGCCTTGATAGGAAACTGCGCGTTGTACAGCTTATTGGGCATCAATACCTGCCACATCAGCAAAAAATAA
- a CDS encoding IS5/IS1182 family transposase has translation MSTFFQQTAQAMIAKHIDRFPLLKLDQVIDWQPIKQYLNRQRTRYLRDHRGRPAYPLLSMFKAVLLGQWHSLSDPELEHSLITRIDFNLFCRFDELSIPDYSTLCRYRNWLAQDDTLSELLELINRQLTEKNLKVEKASAAVIDATIIQTAGSKQRQAIEVDEKGQVSGQTTPSKDKDARWTKKNGLYKLGYKQHTRTDEEGYIEKLHITPANVHECNHLSPLLEGIAEGTTVYADKGYDSKENRQHLKEHQLLDGIMRKAHRNRPLTEVQTKRNRYLSKTRYVVEQSFGTLHRKFRYARAAYFGLCKVSAQSHLKAMCLNLLKAANRLSVPVAA, from the coding sequence ATGAGCACCTTCTTCCAGCAAACCGCACAAGCCATGATCGCCAAACACATCGACCGCTTCCCATTATTGAAGTTGGATCAGGTGATTGATTGGCAACCGATCAAACAATACCTGAACCGTCAAAGAACCCGTTACCTTAGAGACCACCGCGGCCGTCCCGCCTATCCCCTGTTGTCCATGTTCAAAGCCGTCCTGCTCGGACAATGGCACAGCCTCTCCGATCCCGAACTCGAACACAGCCTCATCACCCGCATCGATTTCAACCTGTTTTGCCGTTTTGACGAACTGAGCATCCCCGATTACAGCACCTTATGCCGCTACCGCAACTGGCTGGCGCAAGACGACACCCTGTCCGAATTGCTGGAACTGATTAACCGCCAACTGACCGAAAAAAACCTAAAAGTAGAGAAGGCATCCGCCGCCGTCATTGATGCCACCATTATTCAGACTGCCGGCAGCAAACAGCGTCAGGCCATAGAAGTTGATGAGAAAGGACAAGTCAGCGGTCAAACCACACCGAGTAAGGACAAAGATGCCCGCTGGACAAAGAAAAACGGCCTCTACAAACTCGGTTACAAACAACATACCCGTACCGATGAGGAAGGCTATATCGAGAAACTGCACATCACTCCTGCCAATGTCCATGAGTGCAACCATCTGTCCCCTTTGTTGGAAGGTATTGCTGAAGGCACGACCGTCTATGCCGACAAAGGCTACGACAGTAAGGAAAACCGGCAACATCTGAAAGAGCATCAGTTGTTAGACGGCATTATGCGCAAAGCCCACCGCAATCGTCCGCTGACGGAAGTGCAAACCAAACGCAACCGATATTTGTCGAAGACCCGTTATGTGGTCGAACAAAGCTTCGGTACGCTGCACCGTAAATTCCGCTACGCCCGGGCAGCCTATTTTGGTCTGTGTAAAGTGAGTGCGCAAAGCCATCTGAAGGCGATGTGTTTGAACCTGTTGAAAGCGGCTAACAGGCTAAGTGTGCCTGTTGCCGCCTAA
- a CDS encoding transporter, with product MGFGCWRKRNFAKVSAFCVEVFQPPPDTFFVIIIPIPVYIYFKMFKRFPLFFLCAALFSGCATHPKHTPAAVETAETLGLPASSQPPIAPQWWRALNDAKLDSLIDTALARSPDLAAAQARLRQAQAGADLADSQRGVKIGLGLSGALLHRDGVNEREKPELISDLEKRLLGDHGTNITYESLQLQGQWSPDVFGKYKHQLEAALGQQRAVEYEIAQTRLLLAQGVATYYRQWQLLLETRQRVAQRAQLNREREQVVRELIRAGQVAPSRLYAVQQGNSRFQAALSDLDGNIAQIRHALAALTGQPAQALDNFAPNPAANTPAPPVSQLTADLLGKRPDLAAQREALTARRHLVASAKTEFYPNITIKALAGLSNVEIGNLPHSSSWMAGLLPSVSLPIFTSGALRANLSRKEAEFDEQAARYNKNVYTALREAADALTQYETAAAAVRDQTEMTALARKNAAAAQSRYRAGLDNKLDWLAAQDETLQNEAQLAQAQAKLFTAWLALNTAFGGGFAADK from the coding sequence TTGGGTTTCGGTTGTTGGAGGAAAAGAAATTTTGCAAAGGTCTCTGCCTTTTGCGTTGAAGTTTTCCAACCCCCGCCCGATACGTTTTTCGTTATAATCATCCCGATTCCTGTTTATATATATTTCAAAATGTTCAAACGCTTCCCTTTATTTTTCCTCTGTGCCGCGCTGTTTTCGGGCTGCGCCACTCATCCCAAGCACACCCCCGCCGCCGTGGAAACCGCCGAAACGCTCGGTCTGCCCGCCAGCTCGCAGCCGCCGATTGCGCCGCAATGGTGGCGTGCGCTCAACGATGCCAAGCTCGACAGCCTGATTGACACCGCCCTCGCGCGTTCGCCCGATTTGGCGGCGGCACAGGCGCGCTTGCGGCAGGCGCAGGCGGGGGCGGATTTGGCGGATTCGCAGCGCGGCGTGAAGATTGGATTGGGGCTGAGCGGCGCACTGCTGCACCGCGACGGCGTAAACGAGCGCGAGAAGCCCGAACTCATCAGCGATTTGGAAAAGCGGCTGCTGGGCGACCACGGCACCAATATCACTTATGAATCGCTGCAACTGCAAGGGCAATGGTCGCCCGATGTGTTCGGCAAATACAAGCACCAGCTGGAAGCTGCGCTGGGGCAGCAACGCGCCGTGGAATACGAAATCGCGCAGACGCGGCTACTGCTGGCGCAGGGCGTGGCGACGTATTACCGCCAATGGCAGTTGCTGCTGGAAACGCGGCAGCGCGTGGCGCAGCGGGCGCAGTTGAACCGCGAGCGCGAGCAGGTGGTGCGCGAACTCATCCGCGCCGGACAGGTCGCGCCGAGCAGGCTCTATGCGGTACAGCAAGGCAACAGCCGTTTTCAGGCTGCCTTGTCGGATTTGGACGGCAACATTGCGCAAATCCGCCACGCGCTTGCCGCCTTGACCGGGCAACCGGCGCAGGCGTTGGACAACTTCGCGCCCAACCCCGCCGCCAACACCCCCGCGCCGCCCGTGTCGCAGCTCACCGCCGACTTGCTCGGCAAACGCCCCGATTTGGCGGCGCAGCGCGAGGCACTGACCGCCCGCCGCCATTTAGTTGCCAGCGCGAAAACCGAGTTTTATCCGAACATTACGATTAAAGCGTTGGCAGGCTTGTCTAACGTGGAAATAGGCAACCTGCCGCATTCCTCGTCATGGATGGCGGGGCTGCTGCCCAGCGTGAGCCTGCCGATTTTCACCTCTGGCGCATTGCGGGCGAACCTGTCGCGCAAGGAAGCCGAGTTTGACGAGCAGGCGGCGCGTTACAACAAAAACGTTTACACCGCCCTGCGCGAGGCGGCAGATGCGCTGACGCAATACGAAACCGCTGCCGCAGCCGTGCGCGACCAAACCGAGATGACCGCGCTGGCCCGCAAAAACGCCGCCGCCGCGCAAAGCCGCTACCGCGCGGGGTTGGACAACAAGCTTGACTGGCTCGCCGCGCAGGACGAAACCCTGCAAAACGAAGCGCAACTGGCGCAGGCACAGGCGAAGCTGTTTACCGCGTGGCTGGCGTTAAATACCGCCTTTGGCGGAGGTTTTGCGGCGGACAAATAA
- a CDS encoding IS481 family transposase, whose amino-acid sequence MNMHKNTRLTPHHRQAIWLVYTQGKESVTSLARRYQVSRLTIYRALKAARAKLLKPQTSTNNRFKQAKYGMKRPAKVERSIQEKLKKQAKRYNKSYPGELVHLDTKRLPLLKGQKATDKRDYLFVAIDDFSRELYAAILPDKTADSAAKFLTEHLIDPCPYLIECVYSDNGTEYKGSANHAFGVACYENGIGQKFTRVARPQTNGKAERVIRTLMEMWHEKQSFESLEHRQKELCRFVNFYNTVKPHRSLNGDTPFEVLQAYFSQPVV is encoded by the coding sequence ATGAACATGCACAAAAACACCCGTCTCACCCCGCACCACCGCCAAGCCATTTGGCTGGTCTACACGCAGGGGAAGGAAAGCGTCACCTCCCTGGCACGCCGCTACCAAGTCAGCCGCCTCACCATTTACCGCGCCCTTAAAGCCGCAAGGGCCAAGCTGCTCAAACCGCAAACCAGTACCAACAACCGTTTCAAACAGGCAAAGTACGGAATGAAACGCCCGGCCAAGGTAGAACGCAGCATTCAGGAAAAACTCAAAAAGCAGGCCAAACGCTACAATAAATCCTACCCCGGAGAGCTGGTGCATCTCGACACCAAACGGCTGCCGCTGCTCAAAGGGCAGAAAGCTACCGATAAGCGGGATTACCTGTTTGTCGCCATCGACGATTTCTCAAGGGAGCTATACGCCGCCATTTTGCCGGACAAAACCGCAGACAGCGCCGCCAAGTTTCTGACCGAACACCTGATTGATCCCTGCCCATACCTGATTGAGTGCGTTTACTCCGACAACGGTACGGAATACAAAGGCTCGGCCAACCATGCTTTCGGTGTAGCCTGTTACGAGAACGGGATTGGTCAAAAGTTTACTCGGGTTGCCCGTCCGCAGACCAACGGTAAGGCGGAGCGGGTTATCCGTACCCTGATGGAGATGTGGCATGAGAAACAGTCGTTTGAGAGTCTGGAACATCGGCAAAAGGAGTTGTGCCGCTTTGTTAATTTTTATAACACTGTGAAGCCACACCGCAGTTTGAACGGCGATACGCCGTTTGAGGTCTTGCAGGCTTATTTTTCTCAACCTGTTGTGTAA
- a CDS encoding endonuclease has translation MGNFAKVSKGEEILQTAVPLIEQIDELFFGKLDNNEEQFKHFLVRLNKELEYYLWSCQF, from the coding sequence TTGGGGAATTTTGCAAAGGTCTCAAAAGGAGAAGAAATATTACAAACAGCTGTTCCGTTAATTGAGCAAATTGATGAGTTATTTTTCGGAAAGTTGGATAACAACGAAGAACAATTTAAGCATTTTCTTGTTAGATTAAACAAAGAATTAGAATATTATTTATGGAGTTGTCAATTTTGA
- a CDS encoding secretion protein HlyD: MSQPDTPEQPDTESQKTAVPQPEMQPETSSETPSEPQEPAQWQPEKHRFGSIGILAASAIGVVLALYAFRLPPFGMGEVYTNNAYVRGSVTAVSPRVGGYVQKVLVRDFDNVKAGQPLVEIDPAPYRAKVAQAEAGLAGQQAALNKTAQDKASALAVSKANQAAIDNARAQLDRARREWQRIQAVSADAVSQSSRDAAQTAVKQAEAGLKQAQEQYAVAQQNIINTGVGREGAQAGIANAQALLDLAKQDLGHTVIYAPASGKLGEVSVKQGQLVSAGTQLMSVVPPERWIIANIKETDMANVKIGQSASVSIDALGGKAFSGKVAEISPATASEFSLIKADSGTGNFVKIAQRIAVKIVFDVGQQDLERLAPGMSAEVNIATK, from the coding sequence ATGTCCCAACCCGACACCCCCGAACAACCCGACACCGAATCCCAAAAAACCGCCGTGCCGCAGCCCGAGATGCAGCCTGAAACGTCGTCTGAAACCCCGTCCGAGCCGCAAGAGCCCGCCCAATGGCAGCCTGAAAAACACCGTTTCGGCAGCATCGGCATACTCGCCGCCAGCGCAATCGGCGTGGTGCTTGCCCTGTATGCCTTCCGCCTGCCGCCCTTCGGCATGGGCGAGGTTTACACCAACAACGCCTATGTGCGCGGCAGCGTAACCGCCGTCAGCCCGCGCGTGGGCGGCTATGTGCAGAAAGTGCTGGTGCGCGATTTTGACAACGTAAAAGCAGGGCAGCCGCTGGTGGAAATCGACCCCGCGCCCTACCGCGCCAAAGTCGCCCAAGCCGAAGCTGGGCTGGCGGGGCAGCAGGCGGCGTTGAACAAAACCGCGCAGGACAAAGCCTCCGCCCTCGCCGTCTCCAAAGCCAACCAAGCCGCGATTGACAACGCCCGCGCCCAGCTTGACCGCGCCCGCCGCGAATGGCAGCGCATACAGGCGGTGAGTGCCGATGCCGTGTCGCAAAGCAGCCGCGATGCCGCGCAAACCGCCGTTAAACAAGCCGAAGCGGGCCTGAAACAGGCGCAGGAGCAATACGCCGTGGCGCAGCAGAACATCATCAACACGGGCGTAGGGCGCGAGGGCGCACAGGCGGGCATCGCCAACGCGCAAGCCCTGCTGGACTTGGCAAAACAGGATTTGGGGCATACTGTGATTTACGCACCCGCCAGCGGCAAACTCGGCGAAGTCAGCGTAAAACAAGGGCAGCTTGTGAGCGCGGGCACGCAGCTGATGTCCGTCGTGCCGCCCGAACGCTGGATCATCGCCAACATCAAAGAAACCGATATGGCCAACGTGAAAATCGGGCAGAGTGCCAGCGTGAGTATCGACGCACTCGGCGGCAAGGCGTTCAGCGGCAAAGTCGCCGAAATCTCGCCCGCCACCGCTTCCGAATTCAGCCTGATTAAAGCCGACAGCGGCACGGGCAACTTCGTCAAAATCGCCCAACGCATCGCCGTAAAAATCGTATTTGACGTAGGGCAACAGGATTTGGAACGCCTCGCGCCGGGGATGTCGGCGGAAGTGAACATTGCTACGAAGTAA
- a CDS encoding ArsR family transcriptional regulator: MTTADNQPPYEEATAFLKLLANPHRLAVLCKLHERPYNVTELAESSGLPQAAMSSQLALLREAGLVSFEVNHRERQYYIADSRVNEMIQLLYSFFCAGKD; the protein is encoded by the coding sequence ATGACCACTGCCGATAATCAACCGCCCTACGAAGAAGCCACCGCGTTTCTTAAACTTCTGGCGAACCCCCATCGCCTCGCCGTACTGTGTAAGCTGCACGAAAGACCGTACAATGTAACCGAACTGGCTGAGTCATCCGGCCTGCCTCAAGCGGCGATGTCCAGCCAATTGGCACTACTGCGTGAGGCCGGATTGGTGTCTTTTGAAGTGAACCATCGAGAACGGCAATATTACATTGCCGATTCACGAGTCAACGAGATGATACAGTTGTTGTATTCCTTTTTCTGTGCAGGAAAAGATTGA
- a CDS encoding IS5 family transposase (programmed frameshift) — MKYENLIQRSDREFKRLTGVTPVLFHEMLQVTTEAESRKVKSGRPHTLGLADQLLLTLSYLRHYHTQLELAAIYGLSESNVCRTIRKTEDALIRCKRFSLPKHKNPGDQTVIIDVTESPIERPKKQRQYYSGKKKRHTVKIQVIYGRETEKIISIQTGMGAQHDMRLAKKHLAELYPYKIVIADRGYQGLAKTGLQTPKKKSKHHPLNKQDKEANRWLGKLRTVIEHINRKLKIFKILSLPYRNRRKRFGLRANLIAGLVNAMG, encoded by the exons ATGAAATACGAAAACCTAATCCAAAGAAGCGACAGGGAATTCAAACGGCTCACAGGTGTAACGCCCGTCCTTTTTCATGAAATGCTGCAAGTCACCACAGAAGCAGAAAGCCGGAAGGTCAAGTCGGGCAGGCCGCATACGCTCGGTTTGGCAGACCAACTGCTGCTTACCCTAAGTTATCTGCGCCATTATCATACCCAACTCGAATTGGCCGCTATCTACGGTCTTTCTGAAAGTAATGTCTGCCGCACCATCCGTAAAACTGAGGACGCTCTCATTCGTTGCAAACGCTTTTCCCTGCCAAAACACAAGAATCCGGGCGATCAAACGGTCATCATTGACGTTACCGAAAGCCCGATTGAACGT CCAAAAAAACAGCGGCAGTATTACAGCGGCAAGAAAAAGCGACACACGGTTAAAATCCAAGTCATATACGGCAGAGAAACTGAAAAAATCATCAGCATCCAGACGGGGATGGGTGCTCAGCATGACATGCGTTTAGCCAAGAAGCACCTTGCAGAGCTTTATCCCTACAAAATAGTCATTGCGGATAGGGGTTATCAAGGATTGGCTAAAACCGGATTACAGACCCCGAAAAAGAAATCTAAACATCATCCGCTGAACAAACAGGATAAAGAGGCGAACAGGTGGTTAGGCAAACTCAGAACCGTCATCGAGCACATCAACAGAAAACTTAAGATATTCAAAATCTTGTCGCTACCTTACCGCAACAGGCGGAAACGGTTCGGGTTAAGGGCAAATCTGATTGCAGGACTGGTTAATGCGATGGGATGA
- a CDS encoding MFS transporter, with product MPLQSGGYTFKPHEMPFMPGSPALPEHPKKRRLAYLAIGLLLALSSGFQNGLLTASLPQLRGDLSLDLKQGGWIQAAYYMAYACMSILFFKIRKAYGLQRFVRITLFAQLAASLLQLVYHHYEVELIACVAAAVAASGLLVLSIYYMMQGFTGTKKLVGLVFGLGLMQVGTPLAQSLVPLLYGDGDLNGVFAFQATLALACTACLFALPLPPGITVRKSFTLTDALSFTLFASGIALLCAFLVQGRTVWWTTQWLGWLLAGGVGLTGLALYIESTRHKPMLDWHWMTVPQILIFAVMGAMARLLTSEQTVGAAGLMGAVGMGSAQMSTFYLIVAGGMLAGVVGSLILLDINDIRRPVMVALACFALGAWLEIGVGMQTRPAQLYFSQFIVAFASLLFMGPMMLEGALRALAKSSDHMMSFSAVFGLSQTLGGLAGAAAFSAFLTYRTRDHLAAIAQNLTLSNPALAADIQRNAVALSATLSDPVLLQGRAVSQITAQAGKEASVAAYSDLFALLAAMAAVSTLVAVALWLYRRYYKIDILAAEKAKVFAALGK from the coding sequence ATGCCCCTGCAATCCGGCGGCTACACCTTCAAGCCGCATGAAATGCCCTTTATGCCGGGTTCGCCCGCCTTGCCCGAGCATCCGAAAAAGCGGCGGCTCGCGTATCTTGCCATCGGTTTATTACTCGCGCTGTCGTCGGGCTTCCAAAACGGGCTGCTCACCGCCTCGCTGCCGCAGCTGCGCGGCGATTTGTCGCTCGATTTGAAGCAGGGCGGCTGGATTCAGGCGGCGTATTACATGGCTTACGCCTGCATGAGCATCCTCTTTTTCAAAATCCGCAAGGCGTATGGTTTGCAGCGTTTTGTCCGCATCACCCTGTTCGCCCAGCTTGCCGCCAGCCTGCTGCAACTGGTTTATCACCATTACGAAGTGGAACTCATCGCGTGTGTTGCCGCCGCCGTCGCCGCCAGCGGCCTGCTGGTGCTGTCGATTTACTACATGATGCAGGGCTTTACCGGCACGAAAAAGCTGGTCGGGCTGGTGTTCGGGCTGGGACTGATGCAGGTCGGCACGCCGCTGGCGCAGAGCCTCGTGCCGCTGCTGTATGGCGACGGCGACCTCAACGGCGTGTTCGCCTTTCAGGCTACCCTCGCGCTCGCCTGCACCGCCTGCCTGTTCGCCCTGCCGCTGCCGCCCGGCATCACCGTGCGCAAATCGTTCACGCTGACCGACGCGCTCAGCTTTACCCTGTTCGCCTCCGGCATCGCGCTGTTGTGCGCCTTTCTCGTGCAGGGGCGCACGGTGTGGTGGACGACGCAGTGGCTCGGCTGGCTGCTCGCGGGCGGAGTGGGGCTGACGGGGCTGGCGTTGTACATCGAATCGACGCGGCACAAGCCGATGCTGGACTGGCACTGGATGACCGTGCCGCAAATCCTCATCTTCGCCGTGATGGGCGCGATGGCGCGGCTCTTGACCTCGGAGCAGACCGTCGGCGCGGCGGGGCTGATGGGCGCGGTGGGCATGGGCAGCGCGCAGATGAGCACGTTTTACCTGATTGTTGCGGGCGGAATGCTGGCGGGTGTGGTCGGCAGCCTGATTTTGCTGGATATCAACGACATCCGCCGCCCCGTGATGGTTGCGCTCGCCTGTTTCGCCCTCGGTGCGTGGCTGGAAATCGGCGTGGGCATGCAGACCCGCCCCGCGCAACTTTATTTCAGCCAGTTTATCGTTGCCTTTGCCTCGCTGCTGTTTATGGGGCCGATGATGCTTGAAGGCGCACTGCGCGCGCTGGCGAAAAGCTCCGACCACATGATGAGCTTCTCCGCCGTGTTCGGCCTGTCGCAAACCCTCGGCGGGCTGGCGGGTGCGGCGGCATTCAGCGCGTTTTTAACTTACCGCACCCGCGACCACCTCGCCGCCATCGCGCAAAACCTGACCCTCTCCAACCCCGCGCTCGCCGCCGACATCCAGCGCAACGCCGTCGCCCTCTCCGCCACCCTCTCCGACCCGGTGCTGCTGCAAGGCCGCGCCGTCTCGCAAATCACCGCGCAGGCGGGCAAAGAAGCGTCGGTGGCGGCATACAGCGACCTGTTCGCGCTGCTGGCGGCGATGGCGGCGGTATCGACCCTCGTCGCCGTCGCCCTGTGGCTGTACCGCCGTTATTACAAGATTGATATTCTGGCGGCGGAGAAGGCGAAAGTGTTTGCGGCGTTGGGGAAATAG
- a CDS encoding pyridine nucleotide-disulfide oxidoreductase (Involved in disulfide oxidoreductase activity and electron transport), whose product MHTQNLIIGFGKAGKTLAADLAKHGQQVVLVEQSAQMYGGTCINIGCIPSKKLIVESEQRGHNADKAAVFAAAMNAKNTLIPKLRAANFAKLDNLDGVTVLNARAEFLDDRTVKLTDPDGGEQTLTAERIFINTGATPRRLGVAGEDSPRVLDSTGVLALNERPRRLVIIGGGYIGLEFAFMFHAFGSEITILDGGDRFLPREDRDIAEEMLRVLNSKGIKVLQGVKIEAFRDNTADTSVITSQGEFTADAVLVGVGRVPNTQGLGLTNAGIKTDQRGFILVDDHLRVQGKNHIWAMGDVAGSPMFTYISLDDYRIVREQLFGDGKRNRADRTPFPTATFTEPPLAHIGLTETAAQQSGREVKVLKLKADAIPKAKILNQTDGLLKAVVDAHSGEILGVTLFCAEAHEIINLFKMAIDHRIPATYIKNQIFTHPTIAEGLNDLFAGC is encoded by the coding sequence TCGGCGCAGATGTACGGCGGCACTTGCATCAACATCGGCTGTATTCCCAGCAAAAAACTGATTGTCGAGAGCGAGCAGCGCGGGCATAACGCCGACAAAGCGGCAGTGTTTGCGGCGGCGATGAACGCGAAAAACACCCTGATTCCGAAATTGCGCGCCGCCAATTTCGCCAAACTGGACAATCTGGACGGCGTAACCGTGCTCAACGCGCGCGCCGAGTTTCTCGACGATCGCACGGTCAAACTGACTGACCCAGACGGCGGCGAGCAAACCCTTACCGCCGAACGCATTTTCATCAACACCGGTGCCACCCCGCGCCGCCTGGGTGTGGCGGGCGAAGACAGCCCGCGCGTACTGGACAGCACCGGTGTGCTCGCGCTGAACGAACGCCCGCGCCGCCTCGTCATCATCGGCGGCGGCTACATCGGCTTGGAATTTGCCTTTATGTTCCACGCTTTCGGCAGCGAAATCACCATTCTCGACGGCGGCGACCGCTTCCTGCCGCGTGAAGATCGCGACATCGCCGAAGAAATGCTGCGCGTATTAAACAGCAAAGGCATCAAGGTGTTGCAAGGCGTGAAGATTGAAGCGTTCCGCGACAATACGGCGGACACCAGCGTCATCACGTCGCAAGGCGAATTTACCGCCGACGCGGTGTTGGTGGGCGTGGGGCGCGTGCCGAACACGCAAGGATTGGGCCTGACAAACGCGGGCATCAAAACCGACCAGCGCGGCTTCATCCTCGTTGACGACCATCTGCGCGTGCAAGGCAAAAACCACATCTGGGCGATGGGCGACGTGGCGGGCAGCCCGATGTTCACCTACATCTCGCTCGACGACTACCGCATCGTGCGCGAACAGCTTTTCGGCGACGGCAAACGCAACCGCGCCGACCGCACCCCGTTCCCGACCGCCACCTTTACCGAGCCGCCGCTCGCTCATATCGGCTTAACCGAAACCGCCGCGCAGCAATCGGGGCGCGAGGTGAAAGTGTTGAAACTGAAAGCCGACGCAATTCCGAAAGCCAAAATCCTCAACCAAACCGACGGCCTGCTCAAAGCCGTGGTGGACGCGCACAGCGGCGAAATTCTCGGTGTAACCCTGTTCTGCGCCGAAGCGCACGAGATTATCAACCTGTTCAAAATGGCGATCGATCACCGCATCCCCGCCACCTACATCAAAAACCAAATCTTCACCCACCCGACCATCGCCGAAGGGCTGAACGATTTGTTCGCGGGCTGCTAA
- a CDS encoding HNH endonuclease — protein MPELKIFKDEPNDAEYLKWRENNPDGYILNINKEGKPISKYPMIHRVQGIKRKPCISNENGNYTTESSPYYKVCSNSIPALEAYSRQKYNKHLTGCGHCMEDYVPSEYIEIPTFQVAYQQSLENDLDELNQRLENATTEEAKTEIQRLINARRGQGEFRNGVLERYPQCPISGVDMPELLIASHIKPWRDCKDDEEWQRLDPYNGLMLAPNIDALFDSGLITFEPDGKIRISKRLSEKNLFRLGISTDTKLKIHPDSEKYFKWHREEIFKP, from the coding sequence ATGCCCGAACTCAAAATTTTTAAAGATGAGCCTAATGATGCCGAATATTTGAAATGGAGAGAGAACAACCCTGATGGTTATATATTAAATATAAACAAAGAAGGCAAACCCATTTCTAAATATCCTATGATACATCGTGTACAAGGAATAAAGAGGAAACCATGTATCAGCAATGAGAATGGTAACTACACTACTGAATCAAGCCCTTATTATAAAGTTTGTTCTAATTCCATTCCTGCATTAGAGGCTTATTCTCGGCAGAAATATAATAAACATTTAACCGGATGCGGACATTGTATGGAAGATTACGTCCCCAGCGAATACATTGAAATACCCACTTTTCAGGTAGCCTATCAACAATCTTTGGAAAATGATTTAGATGAACTTAACCAACGCTTAGAAAACGCCACAACCGAAGAAGCCAAAACCGAAATCCAGCGCCTGATTAACGCCCGCAGAGGTCAAGGCGAATTCAGAAACGGCGTATTGGAACGGTATCCGCAATGCCCCATCAGCGGCGTGGATATGCCTGAATTGCTGATTGCCAGCCATATCAAACCTTGGCGCGACTGCAAGGATGATGAAGAATGGCAACGGCTTGACCCATACAACGGCTTGATGCTCGCCCCAAACATTGATGCCTTGTTTGATAGTGGGCTGATTACGTTTGAGCCAGATGGCAAAATCCGTATTAGCAAAAGGCTTTCTGAAAAAAACCTGTTCCGACTAGGCATCTCAACTGATACAAAATTAAAAATTCACCCTGATAGCGAAAAATACTTTAAGTGGCATCGAGAAGAAATATTTAAGCCCTAA